A portion of the Halobacillus ihumii genome contains these proteins:
- a CDS encoding heavy metal translocating P-type ATPase: MSNKREQIHKNCCTGEECSSEETQTTAVTERTPSCCEEETQVAAPSSACCGNDDCAEDDLTISHGQSGNSLETLEYQVKGMDCPSCAATIEKGLKKTKGVETVQVNYSTGKLTVEADFSLVSEQIPKQVRKLGFEAESVPAKTRKTMQTYTVEGMDCGSCAMTIEKHLTKNPKVNEVRVNFSTGKMQIDHDTTDENVVKEVEKAGFSASLESSGGKQTETTDKKQGVSLTTLSGLFLALGFIVSFAATTPTVSTVLYGASIIIGGYKPARSAFYAIKSGSLDMNVLMASAAIGAVLIGEWFEGAMVVWLFALGNTLQNRSIERTRESIRSLINLAPSEASVKIGDDLVRKLVEDVSVNDTIVIKPGEKIPLDGRVISGSSSVNQAPITGESMPVDKKQDDTVYAGTVNESGSLEVHVTKLVEDTTIAKIIHLVEEAQEQKAPTQAFVDRFAKIYTPIVFGLALLLMFLPPLIGLGAWGEWIYKGIALLVVACPCALVISTPVAIVSAIGNAAKNGVLIKGGTFLEKAGAIKAMAFDKTGTLTEGKPKVSEVLSLHGDQEELVRITRTIEEHSTHPIAQAISSYAAERNIAVRNGRSFKNLVGRGAQATIDGVEYFAGNPKLFHEMNVSLTDLEDRIQSLQQEGNTLVLVGTRSEVVGVIAVADPTRDIAVQAIQKLKSVGLEEMVMLTGDNDGTAKKIAAQTGVDRYFAELLPEDKVTAVKKLQEEGKSVAMVGDGINDAPALATADLGIAMGGAGTDTAMETADIVLMADNLEKLPHTISLSRRALTIIKQNVWFSLLTKFAALLLIFPGILTLWMAVLSDTGAALLVILNSMRLLRQK, translated from the coding sequence ATGAGTAACAAACGAGAACAAATTCATAAAAATTGTTGCACAGGTGAGGAGTGTTCATCAGAGGAAACACAAACAACTGCAGTCACGGAAAGAACTCCTTCATGCTGCGAAGAGGAAACTCAAGTAGCAGCTCCATCTTCTGCTTGCTGCGGGAATGATGATTGTGCGGAAGATGACTTAACCATTAGCCATGGACAAAGTGGAAACTCGCTTGAAACATTGGAGTATCAGGTGAAAGGGATGGATTGTCCTTCTTGTGCGGCTACCATTGAGAAAGGGCTTAAGAAAACAAAAGGAGTAGAGACGGTTCAAGTCAACTACAGTACTGGTAAATTGACTGTCGAGGCTGATTTTTCCTTAGTTTCAGAGCAGATCCCGAAACAGGTCCGAAAATTAGGATTTGAGGCAGAGTCTGTTCCTGCGAAGACTAGGAAGACTATGCAAACCTATACGGTAGAGGGAATGGATTGTGGTTCCTGTGCCATGACGATTGAAAAGCACCTTACTAAAAACCCGAAGGTAAATGAGGTACGTGTGAATTTTTCTACAGGGAAAATGCAAATTGACCACGATACCACTGACGAGAATGTGGTAAAAGAGGTAGAAAAAGCTGGTTTTAGCGCTTCTCTTGAATCAAGCGGGGGGAAACAAACAGAAACGACTGACAAGAAGCAAGGAGTGTCTCTAACAACCCTTTCAGGTCTCTTCTTAGCCCTTGGATTCATTGTTTCTTTTGCTGCCACTACCCCAACTGTAAGTACGGTTTTGTATGGCGCATCCATAATCATTGGCGGCTATAAGCCAGCAAGAAGTGCTTTTTATGCTATCAAAAGTGGATCACTAGATATGAATGTACTCATGGCATCAGCAGCCATTGGGGCGGTATTGATTGGTGAGTGGTTTGAAGGAGCCATGGTTGTTTGGTTGTTTGCATTAGGAAATACATTGCAGAACCGATCCATTGAACGAACAAGGGAATCGATTCGGAGTTTAATCAATCTTGCCCCTTCTGAAGCTTCCGTAAAAATCGGGGATGATTTGGTACGTAAACTTGTAGAAGACGTTTCCGTAAATGATACGATCGTGATCAAACCAGGGGAGAAGATCCCCCTTGACGGAAGGGTTATTTCAGGATCTTCAAGTGTCAATCAGGCTCCCATCACAGGAGAATCAATGCCTGTTGACAAGAAACAAGACGATACGGTTTACGCGGGAACGGTAAATGAGAGTGGATCATTAGAAGTTCACGTTACGAAATTAGTCGAAGATACGACGATTGCAAAGATTATTCATCTTGTAGAGGAAGCCCAAGAGCAAAAGGCTCCAACCCAAGCGTTTGTGGATCGTTTTGCAAAAATTTATACACCGATTGTTTTCGGCCTGGCTTTACTACTGATGTTTCTTCCTCCTTTAATAGGACTTGGGGCTTGGGGAGAATGGATTTATAAAGGAATTGCATTATTGGTCGTTGCATGTCCTTGTGCTTTAGTCATTTCGACCCCAGTAGCCATTGTATCGGCGATTGGAAATGCCGCTAAAAATGGCGTTTTAATCAAAGGAGGTACATTCTTAGAAAAAGCAGGAGCTATCAAAGCGATGGCTTTTGATAAGACAGGGACTTTGACAGAAGGGAAGCCCAAAGTTTCCGAAGTGTTATCTTTACATGGCGATCAAGAGGAACTAGTAAGGATTACACGAACCATTGAAGAACACTCTACCCATCCGATCGCTCAAGCAATCTCGTCCTATGCTGCTGAACGGAACATTGCTGTGAGAAATGGAAGATCCTTCAAAAACCTTGTCGGCAGAGGGGCCCAAGCCACCATAGACGGAGTGGAGTACTTCGCTGGCAATCCTAAGTTGTTCCACGAAATGAATGTGTCTCTGACGGATTTAGAAGATCGGATTCAGTCCTTACAGCAGGAAGGAAATACGCTCGTACTGGTAGGGACTCGTTCAGAGGTTGTAGGAGTGATCGCTGTTGCTGATCCTACCCGGGATATTGCCGTTCAGGCCATTCAAAAGCTAAAGAGTGTTGGCTTGGAAGAAATGGTGATGTTAACGGGTGATAACGACGGAACAGCTAAGAAAATTGCGGCCCAAACCGGCGTCGATCGTTACTTTGCAGAATTGTTGCCGGAGGATAAGGTGACAGCGGTGAAGAAACTTCAGGAAGAAGGAAAAAGTGTGGCGATGGTCGGTGATGGCATAAATGATGCTCCAGCTCTTGCGACAGCTGATCTTGGGATCGCGATGGGTGGTGCTGGAACGGATACGGCCATGGAAACTGCTGACATCGTTCTCATGGCGGATAACTTAGAAAAACTTCCTCATACGATCAGTTTGAGCAGAAGAGCCTTAACAATTATTAAACAAAACGTATGGTTCTCCTTGCTGACCAAATTCGCAGCCCTGCTATTAATTTTTCCGGGGATTTTAACGTTGTGGATGGCTGTATTAAGTGACACCGGTGCTGCATTGTTGGTGATCCTCAATAGCATGAGGTTATTAAGACAGAAATAG
- a CDS encoding GNAT family N-acetyltransferase gives MSVQPIQIEGKLVTLRSITDQDIPVLWELIYGEEEPEWKKWDAPYYPLEPHTLETYRSHEHARQERLKQQEPDSRLIIEVDDTIIGTVTYYWEHKPSLWLEVGIGIYNVNYWNGGYGTEALTLWIDYLFTQLPLARVGLTTWSKNQRMMRVGEKLGMKLEGRMRKCRIHEGRYYDSIRMGVLREEWQAGR, from the coding sequence ATGAGTGTTCAACCGATTCAAATTGAAGGGAAACTTGTCACATTACGCAGCATAACTGACCAAGACATCCCCGTTTTGTGGGAATTAATATACGGTGAAGAAGAACCCGAGTGGAAAAAATGGGACGCCCCCTATTACCCTTTAGAACCTCACACCCTAGAAACCTATCGCAGTCATGAGCACGCCAGACAAGAACGGCTGAAACAGCAAGAACCAGACTCCCGGTTGATCATTGAAGTTGACGATACCATTATCGGTACTGTCACTTACTATTGGGAACACAAACCTTCTCTATGGTTAGAGGTGGGAATTGGCATTTATAATGTGAACTATTGGAACGGGGGATATGGAACAGAAGCTTTAACTCTCTGGATTGACTATTTATTTACCCAGCTTCCTTTAGCGCGAGTAGGGTTAACAACGTGGTCAAAAAATCAACGCATGATGCGTGTAGGTGAAAAACTGGGCATGAAACTTGAAGGCCGTATGCGGAAATGCCGTATTCATGAAGGGAGATATTACGACTCCATTCGGATGGGCGTACTTCGGGAAGAATGGCAGGCTGGCAGATAA
- the corA gene encoding magnesium/cobalt transporter CorA — protein MVKFYGYSSVHGWREGDSLDELGELEMEWYWVDFAGPSEQEINLLHSFFHFHPLAIEDCMHDLQRPKLDYYEDHTFFVFHSLGTNIDKQEIDVFLGDHFIVTYHKEPSEIIQAVESMLKRSQTHQDKDEYYVLYQLLDKVVDHYFPIVYEIEDHINEIEENTKKLSMEQLLEQLFDRRGELLKLRQTVHPMRDLLYRMLNTHHLEKVHQRKEYFTDIYDHLLKVAEMIASNREMTQDIRDSYLSLNSHQTNRTMQILTVISVIFMPLTFIVGVYGMNFMFMPELNEKYGYFFVWGIMITMAVGMFIWFKRKGWFD, from the coding sequence ATGGTAAAGTTTTATGGATATTCCAGTGTACATGGGTGGAGGGAAGGGGATTCCTTAGATGAACTCGGTGAGCTGGAGATGGAGTGGTACTGGGTCGATTTTGCCGGCCCGTCGGAACAGGAGATAAACCTGCTGCATTCGTTTTTTCACTTTCATCCACTGGCCATCGAAGATTGTATGCATGATTTGCAGCGGCCAAAACTCGATTATTATGAAGATCACACGTTTTTTGTGTTCCATTCGTTAGGAACCAATATAGACAAACAAGAGATCGATGTGTTTCTCGGGGATCATTTTATCGTCACCTATCATAAAGAGCCTTCTGAAATCATTCAGGCGGTGGAAAGCATGCTGAAGCGAAGTCAGACTCACCAGGACAAAGATGAGTATTACGTGTTGTATCAGCTGCTTGATAAGGTGGTCGATCATTATTTTCCGATTGTGTATGAAATTGAAGATCATATCAATGAGATTGAAGAGAACACGAAAAAGCTTTCCATGGAACAGCTGCTGGAACAGTTATTTGATCGGCGCGGTGAATTGCTGAAGCTGCGGCAAACGGTGCATCCGATGCGTGATTTACTGTATCGCATGTTAAATACGCATCATTTGGAAAAAGTCCATCAGCGAAAAGAGTACTTTACCGACATTTACGACCATTTGCTGAAAGTGGCTGAAATGATTGCTTCGAACCGAGAAATGACACAGGATATTCGTGACAGTTACTTATCGTTAAACTCACACCAAACGAATCGAACGATGCAGATTCTGACTGTGATCTCAGTGATTTTTATGCCGCTTACCTTTATCGTTGGGGTGTATGGCATGAACTTTATGTTCATGCCGGAGCTTAATGAAAAGTACGGGTATTTTTTCGTGTGGGGGATAATGATTACGATGGCTGTCGGAATGTTTATCTGGTTTAAGCGAAAAGGATGGTTTGACTAA
- a CDS encoding FAD-dependent oxidoreductase codes for MYDIAIIGAGPAGASAAIFAAKAGKKVVMFDSGKSITAKAWVENHYGVKEIEGPKLLKDGQEQAKKFGAELVEAEVQEINEDAELYTIQTEQGNFDTSHIIFATGMSVKAAEQFGLDTTEGTEPRVARTIKVNERGRTGKPKVWAAGTVAGVSVHTIVTAGDGARVAINVISELNGERYVDHDMMK; via the coding sequence ATGTACGATATTGCAATAATAGGAGCCGGACCGGCTGGGGCAAGTGCGGCCATATTCGCGGCTAAAGCAGGTAAAAAAGTAGTGATGTTTGATAGTGGAAAAAGTATCACAGCCAAAGCCTGGGTTGAAAATCATTATGGCGTTAAAGAAATCGAGGGACCAAAGCTTCTAAAGGATGGCCAGGAACAAGCGAAAAAATTTGGAGCTGAACTTGTCGAAGCTGAAGTGCAGGAGATTAATGAAGATGCTGAACTTTATACGATCCAAACGGAACAAGGCAACTTCGACACCAGCCATATCATCTTTGCCACAGGCATGTCCGTTAAAGCGGCGGAACAATTCGGTCTTGACACGACAGAAGGAACCGAACCGCGAGTCGCCAGAACAATCAAGGTGAATGAACGAGGACGTACGGGAAAACCTAAAGTCTGGGCGGCAGGTACGGTGGCAGGTGTAAGTGTACATACAATCGTTACAGCAGGTGACGGTGCACGAGTTGCCATTAATGTGATCAGTGAATTAAACGGAGAGCGTTATGTTGACCACGATATGATGAAGTAA
- a CDS encoding HD domain-containing protein, translating into MKRVTLVDIFNQRITQKYLQRSGINHAVTVAENAFDMAFDANVSLDLATKSALLHDMGHYEWYRDGKWDYEEYRRHDIHAIKGAERAHKLLIRLGEDRLVAKEVSLAVLLHTDSYLPFELTDQRTPLQHVVAEADALDEQPGGQHHYKEMEPSEAIERLHKIDKKIENMQPSDNE; encoded by the coding sequence ATGAAACGTGTAACCCTAGTCGATATTTTTAATCAACGCATAACACAAAAATATTTACAACGATCTGGTATTAACCATGCTGTTACGGTGGCTGAAAATGCGTTCGACATGGCCTTTGACGCCAATGTGTCGCTCGACTTAGCCACAAAATCCGCCTTGCTTCATGATATGGGTCACTATGAATGGTACAGAGATGGCAAGTGGGATTATGAGGAGTACCGGCGTCATGATATCCACGCCATCAAAGGAGCAGAGAGAGCTCATAAGTTATTGATCAGATTAGGGGAGGACCGCCTCGTTGCTAAAGAGGTTTCCTTAGCCGTGCTGCTCCATACCGATAGTTATTTACCTTTTGAATTAACAGATCAGCGAACGCCCTTACAACATGTTGTTGCAGAAGCAGATGCTTTGGATGAACAGCCGGGAGGTCAGCATCATTATAAGGAAATGGAACCGAGTGAAGCGATCGAACGTCTTCATAAGATAGATAAGAAGATTGAAAATATGCAGCCTTCGGATAACGAATAA
- a CDS encoding YrzI family small protein has product MTIHFLLFSIHIQRRPKKRSDIQHSIYKSTAYDKFLDRKARMTNFY; this is encoded by the coding sequence ATGACGATACACTTTTTATTATTTTCCATTCATATTCAAAGAAGGCCAAAAAAACGTAGCGATATCCAGCATTCTATCTACAAATCAACAGCTTATGACAAGTTTCTCGACAGAAAAGCTCGTATGACCAATTTTTACTAA
- a CDS encoding dihydrolipoyl dehydrogenase family protein translates to MNTTYDVIVIGTGVAGSTAATISQRRGLSTAIVDARPYGGTCPQRGCDPKRVLTGVMEAYEDAKRLKGKGISGEFSLNWKDLKAYKDSFTDPVAESVETSLKEKGITTYHGTAEFLDPHTLKIGEENITAEKFVIAAGARPAPLPINGFEHMITSDDFFELEDIPDRVVFVGGGYISFEFAHLCARLGKDVVILHRGKHVLDFVDTEISNKLIEHTKDLGVDIHTGTEVKEIEHLNSGGYSIRVKKFDHEHEIKGDLVIHGAGRQPNLEALNLDEAGVEATEKGVKVNHNFQSLSQPHIYAAGDVADSGLKALTPPAGEEAERLMHHLVDRQEQPLITSAIPSVVFTYPILGSVGITQQEAKEKKIPYEVQSRTVHSFFTYKRMNDDGAYVKLLMNPFTDELIGAHVLSSHGDHLINLFTAAIEKKMTKSDLRNMLWGYPTAESDIPSFF, encoded by the coding sequence ATGAACACTACATACGACGTCATTGTCATCGGAACAGGAGTAGCAGGCAGCACAGCTGCAACCATTTCACAAAGAAGAGGACTTTCAACAGCCATTGTTGATGCAAGGCCCTACGGCGGCACTTGCCCGCAAAGAGGCTGTGATCCGAAGAGGGTTCTAACGGGTGTGATGGAAGCTTATGAAGATGCGAAGCGTTTAAAGGGAAAAGGAATATCCGGAGAATTCAGCCTAAATTGGAAGGATTTAAAGGCATACAAAGATTCATTTACCGATCCTGTAGCTGAATCTGTCGAAACATCCTTAAAAGAAAAAGGAATTACCACCTATCATGGGACAGCTGAATTTCTGGATCCTCACACCTTAAAAATCGGTGAGGAGAATATTACCGCGGAGAAGTTTGTCATTGCTGCAGGAGCCCGTCCCGCTCCTTTGCCGATTAACGGTTTCGAGCACATGATTACAAGCGACGATTTCTTTGAACTTGAAGATATACCCGATCGGGTTGTTTTTGTTGGAGGCGGCTACATTTCTTTTGAGTTCGCGCATTTATGTGCCCGACTCGGAAAAGATGTGGTCATTCTGCACCGTGGCAAGCATGTTCTCGACTTTGTCGATACCGAAATTTCCAATAAACTGATTGAACATACAAAAGACCTGGGCGTTGACATCCACACAGGTACAGAGGTGAAAGAAATTGAACACCTCAATAGTGGCGGCTACAGTATACGTGTGAAGAAGTTTGATCATGAACATGAAATCAAAGGAGACCTCGTCATTCATGGCGCAGGACGTCAGCCGAACCTTGAAGCACTGAACTTGGATGAGGCCGGGGTAGAAGCAACGGAGAAGGGAGTAAAAGTGAACCATAACTTTCAATCACTCTCCCAGCCGCACATCTACGCTGCAGGGGATGTGGCCGATTCAGGATTAAAAGCGTTAACCCCGCCAGCGGGAGAGGAAGCTGAACGACTGATGCATCATCTAGTCGACAGGCAAGAACAGCCGCTGATCACTTCAGCCATCCCTTCTGTCGTGTTTACGTACCCGATTCTTGGTTCAGTCGGGATCACTCAGCAGGAAGCTAAGGAGAAAAAGATTCCTTACGAAGTTCAATCAAGAACCGTTCATTCCTTTTTCACCTATAAACGGATGAACGACGACGGAGCATATGTAAAATTACTGATGAACCCGTTTACCGATGAGTTGATCGGAGCCCATGTCCTATCGAGTCATGGCGACCATCTGATTAACCTATTTACGGCTGCTATTGAAAAGAAAATGACAAAATCTGATCTGAGAAATATGCTCTGGGGGTACCCAACTGCAGAAAGTGATATTCCAAGCTTCTTTTAA
- the glp gene encoding gephyrin-like molybdotransferase Glp yields the protein MNLHRKPIPVEEAVQRVMEHKPQQKSEEVRLEDSYGRILAEDIKATHAVPPFNKSPYDGFAIRAADTAKASKESPVGFVVTETVAAGHRASRALESGEAVRIMTGAEIPEGATCVAMFEICQTEEKANATYMSIKRSMEDGQNIIERGSETEEGEVLVCKGEIINPGIQAVLATFGYAKVQVYQQPRVGVFATGTELLDIDQPLEPGKIRNSNAYMVLAQIERSGAEPVYFGKLADDFDTCYEAVRQALSEVDILITTGGVSVGDYDLMPDIYEKLGADVLFNKIAMRPGSVTTVAALGQQLLFGLSGNPSACYVGYELYTHPFIQAYLGNQRVYHNVIDAELGADFPKPNPFTRFVRGFVRYEEGKVCVYPAGIDKSAVVTSLAHSNVLIVLRGGTRGYQQGDAVRAILLEDTKGTESFQLYSS from the coding sequence ATGAATTTACATAGAAAACCGATTCCTGTAGAAGAAGCTGTCCAACGTGTAATGGAGCACAAACCGCAGCAAAAGTCAGAAGAGGTACGATTGGAAGACAGTTATGGGCGTATTCTTGCCGAAGATATTAAGGCAACCCATGCTGTCCCCCCTTTTAACAAATCACCATACGATGGATTTGCCATCAGAGCAGCGGACACAGCCAAAGCCAGCAAGGAATCTCCAGTCGGCTTTGTCGTAACAGAAACGGTGGCGGCCGGGCATCGAGCCAGCCGCGCTCTTGAAAGCGGGGAAGCAGTCAGGATTATGACTGGAGCGGAAATTCCTGAAGGAGCCACTTGTGTGGCCATGTTTGAAATTTGTCAAACAGAAGAGAAGGCAAACGCAACGTATATGTCCATCAAGCGCAGCATGGAAGATGGACAGAACATAATCGAACGAGGGTCTGAGACAGAAGAAGGCGAGGTGCTCGTCTGTAAAGGAGAAATCATCAACCCAGGTATTCAAGCTGTTCTGGCTACCTTTGGCTACGCTAAGGTTCAAGTCTACCAGCAGCCCCGCGTTGGTGTATTTGCCACAGGGACAGAGCTGCTTGATATTGATCAGCCGCTTGAGCCAGGAAAGATTCGGAATTCCAATGCTTATATGGTGCTCGCACAAATCGAACGGAGTGGGGCAGAGCCTGTTTATTTCGGCAAGCTTGCCGATGACTTTGACACATGTTACGAGGCTGTTCGCCAAGCCTTATCAGAAGTGGATATTTTAATCACCACAGGAGGCGTGTCTGTTGGTGACTATGATTTAATGCCAGATATTTATGAAAAACTGGGTGCCGACGTGCTATTTAATAAAATTGCGATGAGACCCGGCAGCGTAACAACCGTTGCCGCGCTCGGCCAGCAATTGCTGTTCGGGTTGTCGGGAAACCCTTCTGCTTGTTATGTAGGGTACGAACTATACACACACCCGTTTATTCAAGCGTATTTAGGGAATCAGCGAGTATATCATAACGTGATCGATGCCGAGCTAGGAGCTGATTTTCCGAAACCGAATCCATTCACGCGGTTTGTACGTGGATTCGTACGTTATGAAGAGGGAAAAGTTTGCGTTTACCCAGCTGGAATTGATAAATCTGCTGTCGTTACCTCTCTCGCACATTCTAATGTTCTGATCGTGTTACGGGGAGGAACAAGAGGCTATCAACAAGGCGACGCGGTGCGTGCTATACTTTTAGAAGACACTAAAGGGACAGAGTCGTTTCAACTATACAGCAGCTGA
- the moaA gene encoding GTP 3',8-cyclase MoaA, whose translation MVQYVLDKYDRPMKDLRISVIDQCNFRCTYCMPAEIFGDDYRFMPTEELLSFDEIVRLVEIFAKFGTEKVRLTGGEPLMRKNMDQLVARLKQIDGIKDIAITTNAIFLVKQAQKLKEAGLNRVNVSLDAIEDEVFQQTNGRGIKTSPVLKGIEAARKAGLEIKINMVVKKGMNESQILPMAKYFKETGDTLRFIEFMDVGNHNGWNMDTVVSKQQIIDTIHAEMPLEPLEPNYYGEVANRYKYSDSEAEIGVISSVTDAFCSSCTRVRLSADGQLYTCLFASEGYDIRNMLRNDSSDQEIISKLIKIWTKRDDQYSVERAEGKPTKKKIEMSYIGG comes from the coding sequence ATGGTTCAATATGTGTTGGATAAATACGACCGACCAATGAAGGATTTGCGAATATCGGTCATTGACCAATGTAATTTCAGGTGCACATACTGTATGCCTGCCGAAATATTCGGGGATGATTATCGGTTTATGCCCACGGAGGAATTACTCAGCTTCGATGAAATTGTTAGACTGGTCGAAATCTTTGCGAAGTTCGGGACTGAGAAGGTCAGACTTACCGGCGGCGAGCCGTTAATGAGAAAAAATATGGATCAGTTAGTAGCACGATTGAAGCAAATTGATGGCATTAAAGATATTGCGATTACGACTAACGCAATTTTCTTAGTCAAGCAAGCCCAGAAGTTAAAAGAAGCTGGACTTAATCGTGTTAATGTTAGTTTAGATGCCATTGAAGATGAAGTGTTCCAGCAGACCAATGGACGCGGAATTAAAACAAGTCCTGTATTAAAAGGAATTGAAGCGGCCCGTAAAGCAGGCCTTGAGATTAAAATCAATATGGTCGTGAAAAAAGGGATGAATGAAAGTCAAATTCTGCCTATGGCGAAATATTTTAAAGAGACAGGCGATACGTTACGGTTTATTGAATTTATGGATGTGGGCAACCACAACGGCTGGAATATGGACACGGTCGTATCCAAGCAGCAGATCATTGATACCATTCATGCGGAAATGCCGCTGGAACCACTAGAACCGAATTATTATGGAGAAGTGGCGAACCGCTACAAATATAGTGACAGCGAGGCTGAAATTGGGGTAATTTCATCGGTCACCGATGCCTTTTGCAGCAGCTGTACACGAGTGAGATTATCAGCGGATGGCCAATTATACACCTGCTTGTTTGCTAGTGAAGGCTATGATATCAGGAACATGTTAAGAAACGACAGCAGTGACCAGGAAATCATTTCAAAGCTGATTAAAATCTGGACGAAGCGGGATGATCAATATTCTGTGGAAAGGGCTGAAGGCAAACCAACTAAGAAAAAAATCGAAATGTCCTATATCGGCGGATAG
- a CDS encoding YwpF-like family protein: MKTFKLVSLDIVEEKNDDLTQRRIKLSDGLIINREDDKGRWVVEAYVDRSYEEYFQTIQDNEEELMIQVKITKRSNRLATFLVKVIDNNIIGDYMNVIFMGNIIDRRRENIEKVLKTLMDEGFQGDELLEEFKRRGDEQKG; encoded by the coding sequence GTGAAAACATTTAAACTTGTGTCGCTTGATATCGTAGAAGAGAAGAACGACGATCTGACACAAAGAAGGATAAAGTTGAGCGATGGGTTGATTATTAACCGAGAAGACGACAAAGGACGCTGGGTTGTGGAAGCTTATGTAGACCGCAGTTATGAAGAGTACTTTCAAACAATCCAGGATAATGAAGAAGAATTGATGATTCAAGTTAAAATTACGAAAAGAAGCAACCGACTCGCTACCTTTCTCGTAAAAGTTATTGATAATAATATTATTGGGGATTATATGAATGTGATCTTTATGGGGAACATCATTGATCGCCGACGGGAAAATATTGAAAAAGTGTTAAAGACGCTAATGGATGAAGGGTTCCAGGGCGATGAGTTACTTGAGGAATTTAAACGCCGCGGGGATGAACAGAAGGGGTAA
- a CDS encoding TrkH family potassium uptake protein, with translation MWVRKRSLWWLNKLSPFQLIALFYLFAVTISSILIALPVAHRPGVDLAFIDILFTAVSAVSVTGLTTVSTVETFSTTGIFIIAFVLQFGGIGVMTLGTMVWLILGKKIGLKERRLIMADQNQTSFQGMVRMVKQIVIVVLLIELIGFLVLGTYYLQYYDPAQAYLHGFFSSVSATTNGGFDITGQSLVPFQNDYFVQFIHMVLIIAGAIGFPVLIEVKQYLFKPTHKKIQFTLFAKLTTFTFFALVVVGALMIAIFEYNHFFAGKDWHEILFFSLFQSVTTRSGGLATLDISEFSGHTQLFMSALMFIGASPSSVGGGIRTTTFALVIIFILTFARGESQIKIFRREVHNEDLNRAVAVTMMAMLTCFGAVLALTISEPYDLNKLIFEVCSAFGTTGLSLGITAGLSPFGKVVLMLLMFIGRIGILTFLFTWKKDRKTKNYNYPKERIIIG, from the coding sequence ATGTGGGTGAGAAAACGTAGCCTATGGTGGCTCAATAAGCTGTCACCGTTTCAATTAATTGCGCTATTTTATTTGTTTGCTGTGACAATTTCGTCAATTTTAATTGCTTTGCCGGTAGCCCATCGGCCTGGAGTGGATCTTGCTTTTATTGATATTTTATTCACGGCAGTAAGTGCTGTAAGTGTAACGGGATTGACCACGGTGTCAACGGTAGAAACATTCAGTACGACAGGGATCTTTATCATCGCTTTCGTTCTGCAGTTTGGCGGGATCGGGGTGATGACCCTGGGGACAATGGTCTGGCTGATTCTTGGAAAAAAAATTGGCTTGAAAGAGCGACGGCTGATTATGGCTGACCAGAACCAAACCTCTTTCCAGGGAATGGTCCGAATGGTTAAGCAGATTGTCATTGTCGTTTTACTGATCGAGCTTATCGGGTTCTTGGTATTAGGGACGTATTATTTGCAATATTATGACCCCGCACAAGCCTATTTGCATGGTTTTTTCAGTTCAGTCAGTGCCACGACGAACGGTGGTTTTGACATAACCGGGCAGTCGTTAGTTCCTTTTCAGAATGATTATTTCGTGCAATTCATTCATATGGTACTCATAATTGCTGGGGCTATTGGATTTCCCGTATTAATAGAAGTTAAGCAGTATCTCTTTAAGCCCACCCATAAAAAAATACAATTTACGTTGTTTGCCAAGCTCACGACATTCACTTTTTTTGCCTTAGTGGTTGTAGGGGCATTGATGATTGCTATCTTTGAATACAATCACTTTTTCGCGGGAAAAGATTGGCATGAAATTTTATTTTTCTCGTTGTTTCAATCGGTCACAACGAGGAGCGGGGGATTGGCGACGCTCGATATCAGTGAGTTTTCAGGCCATACGCAGCTGTTCATGTCTGCCTTAATGTTCATCGGTGCCTCTCCTAGTAGTGTAGGAGGCGGGATTCGTACAACTACGTTTGCCCTCGTTATTATTTTTATTTTAACGTTCGCCCGCGGGGAAAGTCAGATTAAGATCTTTCGAAGGGAAGTTCACAATGAAGACCTAAACCGTGCGGTTGCTGTTACGATGATGGCGATGTTAACTTGTTTTGGAGCGGTGCTCGCCCTGACTATAAGTGAACCCTATGATCTGAATAAACTTATTTTCGAAGTCTGTTCTGCCTTTGGTACGACGGGATTGTCGCTTGGCATTACAGCTGGGTTGTCTCCTTTTGGCAAAGTCGTCCTCATGCTGCTGATGTTTATCGGCCGAATCGGGATTCTCACCTTTTTGTTCACATGGAAAAAAGATCGAAAAACAAAAAATTACAACTATCCAAAAGAGAGAATTATTATCGGGTAA